A single genomic interval of Bradyrhizobium sp. sBnM-33 harbors:
- the cobG gene encoding precorrin-3B synthase — protein MSTVAIKGWCPGALRPMRSGDGLVVRIRPHGGRVDAKEAAGIAALAARYGNGLIDLTSRANLQIRGVSDDGHRPLIEELSRLHPIDKDPESEARRNILVTPFWSASDDTCSLAAELERGLAMGPPDLPTKFGFAVDCGAERVLASASADIRIERSIAGELIVRADGAEHGRPVSRREAVKVALTLAEWFVNSGGARGGRGRMAAHIGAGAKLPATLRGHVEPARMIAVPRPELHPQGAMVGPAFGQVTHVALTYLAGCAQGLRMTPWRMILLEGLHEMPRCEGLITQADDPILRVVACSGAPACREAHAETRALAAALAPHVTADSRLHVSGCAKGCAHSGPVALTLVATREGFDLVRGGSARDAPALRGLSAAHMIADPSVLTAAR, from the coding sequence ATGAGCACCGTTGCGATCAAGGGCTGGTGCCCCGGCGCCTTGCGGCCGATGCGGTCAGGCGATGGGCTCGTGGTTCGAATCCGGCCGCATGGTGGCCGGGTCGATGCGAAAGAGGCGGCAGGGATTGCGGCGCTGGCCGCGCGCTACGGCAACGGCCTGATCGATCTGACCAGCCGGGCCAACCTCCAAATCAGGGGTGTCAGCGATGATGGCCATCGGCCTCTGATCGAGGAACTCTCGCGGCTGCACCCGATCGACAAAGATCCGGAATCGGAAGCGCGACGCAACATCCTGGTTACCCCGTTCTGGAGCGCAAGCGATGATACCTGTTCGCTCGCCGCAGAGCTTGAACGGGGGCTTGCGATGGGACCGCCCGACTTGCCGACCAAATTCGGCTTCGCCGTCGATTGCGGGGCAGAGCGCGTGCTGGCCAGTGCCTCAGCCGACATCCGCATCGAGCGCAGCATCGCGGGAGAATTGATCGTGCGTGCTGACGGCGCGGAGCATGGCCGTCCTGTCTCGCGCAGAGAAGCCGTCAAGGTCGCGCTCACGCTTGCCGAATGGTTCGTCAACTCAGGCGGAGCCAGGGGCGGACGAGGGCGGATGGCCGCGCATATCGGGGCTGGCGCAAAACTGCCCGCCACGCTTCGTGGCCACGTCGAACCGGCTCGCATGATCGCGGTGCCGCGTCCGGAACTTCATCCTCAAGGCGCGATGGTCGGCCCGGCTTTCGGGCAGGTAACACATGTCGCGCTCACCTACCTCGCCGGATGCGCGCAAGGATTGCGGATGACGCCATGGCGGATGATATTGCTGGAGGGGTTGCACGAGATGCCCCGCTGCGAGGGCCTCATCACGCAGGCCGATGATCCGATCCTGCGCGTCGTCGCCTGCAGCGGTGCACCCGCCTGCCGTGAAGCGCATGCCGAGACACGTGCACTTGCGGCGGCGCTTGCGCCGCATGTTACCGCGGACAGCAGGCTTCATGTCTCCGGCTGTGCCAAGGGCTGTGCCCATTCGGGGCCTGTCGCTCTCACCCTGGTTGCAACCCGCGAGGGATTTGACCTCGTCCGGGGCGGCTCGGCGCGGGATGCGCCCGCCCTGCGTGGACTGAGTGCCGCCCACATGATCGCCGATCCTTCCGTTCTAACGGCAGCGCGCTGA
- a CDS encoding precorrin-8X methylmutase yields MPHIYETDGAAIYRQSFATIRAEADLGRFSADEEAVVVRMIHAAGMVGLESYIRFTPGMARSARTALQNGAPILCDARMVSEGITRARLPEGNAIICTLGDPAVPSLAQSMRNTRSAAALELWRPHLDGAIVAIGNAPTALFHLLNMLEDRNCPKPAAIIGCPVGFVGAAEAKAALMMDPPAPALTVEGRLGGSAITVAAVNALASRSE; encoded by the coding sequence ATGCCGCACATCTATGAGACCGATGGTGCGGCGATCTACCGTCAATCCTTCGCCACCATCCGTGCCGAGGCGGACCTTGGGCGCTTTTCGGCCGACGAGGAGGCGGTGGTCGTCCGCATGATCCATGCGGCGGGCATGGTGGGCCTCGAATCCTACATCCGCTTTACGCCCGGCATGGCGCGTAGCGCGCGGACCGCGCTACAGAACGGCGCGCCTATCCTCTGCGACGCGCGCATGGTGTCGGAGGGAATCACGCGCGCGCGCCTGCCGGAAGGTAACGCCATCATCTGCACGCTCGGCGATCCCGCTGTTCCCTCGCTCGCGCAATCCATGCGCAATACGCGCTCAGCCGCGGCGCTTGAACTGTGGCGGCCGCATCTGGATGGCGCGATCGTCGCCATCGGCAATGCTCCGACCGCGTTGTTTCACCTGCTCAACATGCTGGAGGATCGCAACTGCCCAAAGCCGGCGGCGATCATTGGCTGTCCGGTCGGCTTTGTCGGCGCGGCTGAAGCCAAGGCGGCATTGATGATGGATCCGCCCGCGCCGGCGCTGACGGTCGAGGGACGCCTTGGCGGCTCGGCGATTACGGTCGCCGCCGTGAATGCGCTGGCAAGCCGGAGCGAATAG
- a CDS encoding precorrin-2 C(20)-methyltransferase — MGRIICCGLGPGNPDLMSVRADREVRAAKHVAYFRKKGRPGQARRIVEGMLAKDVYEYPMEYPVTTEIAFDNPEYVRLLAGFYDEWAERLARLARAVDIVVLCEGDPYFYGSFMHLHARLQGRVEIEVIAGIPGMAGCWNSVGLPIALGDDVMTVLMGTLPENELERRVRNSDALVIMKTGRNLKKVRRALAAAGRLGEAWLIERGTMPGERVARLNEVDETECPYFAIVLVHGQGRRMEAAE, encoded by the coding sequence ATGGGGCGTATCATCTGCTGCGGCCTCGGGCCGGGCAATCCGGACTTGATGAGTGTGCGCGCAGATCGCGAGGTCCGTGCGGCCAAGCATGTTGCCTATTTCCGAAAGAAGGGACGCCCTGGCCAGGCCCGGCGTATCGTCGAGGGTATGCTGGCGAAGGATGTCTACGAATATCCAATGGAATATCCGGTCACCACGGAGATCGCCTTCGATAATCCGGAATATGTTCGCCTCCTTGCCGGCTTTTATGACGAGTGGGCGGAGCGTCTTGCGCGGCTCGCCCGTGCAGTGGATATCGTCGTGCTCTGCGAGGGCGATCCCTATTTCTATGGTTCCTTCATGCACCTGCACGCGCGTCTGCAGGGTCGAGTTGAGATCGAGGTGATCGCAGGCATTCCCGGCATGGCCGGCTGCTGGAATTCGGTCGGCCTGCCGATCGCCCTTGGCGACGATGTGATGACGGTGCTGATGGGCACGCTGCCGGAAAACGAGCTCGAACGGCGCGTGCGCAATTCCGACGCGCTCGTCATCATGAAGACCGGGCGCAACCTGAAGAAGGTGCGCCGCGCGCTGGCGGCCGCCGGCCGCCTTGGTGAGGCATGGCTGATCGAACGCGGCACCATGCCGGGCGAGCGCGTCGCGCGGCTGAACGAAGTGGACGAGACCGAGTGTCCTTATTTCGCGATCGTGCTCGTGCATGGGCAGGGGCGACGGATGGAGGCAGCGGAATGA